In one window of Fictibacillus phosphorivorans DNA:
- a CDS encoding DUF58 domain-containing protein: MKAFLHKFRERYKTPIGFSGIIFLLLVTFSFAMFQGGFVSWFLFYSVLPLVLYSITMAFYPIQRLKVERYISKTKLMAGEEIEVTIVIKRRSNFPLFYVVLEDLLPEVLLRETRYEGNTHQIQSRILLFPLFRKNLEFSYTINPAPRGLFKFDQIQISTGDIFGFVLKSTSVSVQDQIFVYPQYQDIERWEAGKMLQSGMKKVGKRSFSDYTSTVSVRDYVAGDRMNWLHWKASARSNKLLTKVFEQQRNDDFVIVLDHCEKSYGTQDWLFERGVSLAASIVHYAISKGGSIGYHPLSGKEIPMNIGTDQEWRILHELAKVKSDVKLPFEERLKQEYMAGFMEGKTALIISPNLSEYTMKTLELIASRQQTNVIFFYLALDSKLKSQELTYISRIRQFGVPVTPMIGSDFNESLKAGGTYASI; this comes from the coding sequence CTTACTGCTTGTTACGTTTTCTTTTGCCATGTTTCAGGGAGGCTTCGTAAGCTGGTTTCTATTTTACAGTGTTCTTCCGCTCGTACTTTATTCCATTACGATGGCTTTTTATCCGATACAACGGTTAAAAGTGGAGCGATATATCTCTAAAACCAAGCTGATGGCAGGCGAAGAAATAGAAGTGACAATTGTTATCAAACGACGCAGCAACTTTCCACTCTTTTATGTTGTGTTAGAGGACCTTCTGCCAGAGGTGCTGCTTCGTGAAACGCGATACGAGGGCAATACGCATCAGATCCAGTCTCGTATTTTGTTGTTTCCGTTGTTCCGCAAAAACCTAGAATTTTCGTATACGATTAATCCTGCACCGCGTGGGTTATTTAAATTTGATCAGATTCAAATCAGTACAGGAGATATCTTTGGCTTTGTTTTAAAAAGTACGAGTGTTTCCGTTCAAGACCAGATCTTTGTGTACCCGCAGTATCAAGATATCGAGCGGTGGGAAGCGGGAAAGATGCTTCAATCAGGTATGAAAAAAGTCGGGAAGCGTTCGTTTTCCGACTATACATCAACGGTCAGTGTGCGTGATTATGTGGCCGGCGATCGTATGAACTGGCTGCACTGGAAAGCGAGTGCGAGATCGAACAAGCTGCTGACAAAAGTGTTCGAACAGCAGCGGAACGATGATTTTGTGATTGTGCTTGATCATTGTGAAAAGAGTTACGGCACGCAGGATTGGCTGTTTGAACGTGGCGTTTCACTTGCGGCATCGATCGTTCACTATGCGATTTCAAAGGGTGGTTCGATCGGCTATCATCCGCTATCTGGAAAAGAGATCCCGATGAACATAGGGACCGACCAAGAATGGCGGATTCTTCACGAACTCGCAAAAGTGAAGTCAGACGTGAAGCTGCCGTTTGAAGAACGATTGAAACAAGAATACATGGCAGGCTTTATGGAAGGTAAAACGGCGCTTATCATTTCGCCGAACCTTTCTGAATACACGATGAAAACGCTCGAGCTTATCGCATCTAGACAGCAAACGAACGTGATTTTCTTTTACTTAGCGCTTGATTCTAAACTTAAGAGTCAAGAACTCACGTATATCTCTCGAATCAGACAGTTCGGTGTGCCTGTAACACCGATGATTGGTTCTGACTTTAACGAATCGCTGAAGGCAGGTGGCACGTATGCCTCAATCTAA
- a CDS encoding transglutaminase domain-containing protein, whose product MPQSNQQQASTLHVLVLYGLGFLLLWEWLRPLKELTTTNDIQIFVMYTLFLFIVTYFQLPFWISFPVKLGAMLYALHSLYFFDVFLSFKWVPFLIEDIQYNLGLFSDQNWDEMTSLSRSLLFFILLWLVSYLMHYWLVQTRRIFLFFLITVIYISILDTFTVYDGKFAIIRTVFIGLILVGILRMMKIIETQGFSLLKGKFPVLWVAPLSGVIALSSVLGYVAPKASPIWPDPVPFLQNLSGKGDEEGLGKGPGIAKIGYGENDSQLGGPFEFDYTPIFTAYDNGRHYWRIETKEFYTGKGWENKIPTQAIALEADNPSADTNYTRIWEDGLEMKDHKARIEAEKRKEYSFLMIPGKLTNIQADPGINYQLDGVNGKISTFQDGREEKLTEYEMDYQLPVIKEEQLKASTDQYPEEITENYLQLPETLPQRVKDLAQEVTADQPTLYDKVKTVESYFAKNAYGYNTIEVAVPKRDEDYVDQFLFETKKGYCDNFSTSMTVMLRSVGIPARWVKGFTPGTFEALGKDGLREYTVTNANAHSWVEVYFSGIGWVPFEPTRGFDNPFEPESEEKDSTPAAPVPTQPDKPEKDVTKEDSSASGAKTGSDSILKSVGTLAVILLISLVVIAGIAYLFRRKWLRQYTIWRYKHKKGADSFEEAFERLMWLLKIYGLKRRPAFTLREYALYVDRELDTKDMRILAKAYEGVQFSPKKQTDLWNDFHKELWENLIKRIRP is encoded by the coding sequence ATGCCTCAATCTAATCAGCAGCAAGCGTCAACACTACACGTCTTAGTTCTGTACGGCTTAGGCTTTCTTCTTTTATGGGAGTGGTTAAGACCATTAAAAGAGCTTACGACGACGAACGATATCCAGATTTTCGTGATGTACACGCTCTTTTTGTTTATCGTAACGTATTTTCAGCTTCCGTTTTGGATCTCATTTCCGGTTAAATTAGGAGCGATGTTATATGCGCTTCATTCTCTATACTTCTTTGATGTCTTCTTGTCGTTTAAATGGGTTCCTTTTTTAATCGAAGACATTCAATACAACTTGGGGCTGTTTTCCGATCAAAACTGGGATGAGATGACGTCGCTCTCTCGGAGTTTATTGTTTTTTATTCTACTTTGGCTCGTCAGTTATTTGATGCATTATTGGCTCGTCCAAACCCGGAGAATCTTTCTGTTCTTCTTAATTACGGTGATCTACATTTCGATACTCGATACATTTACGGTTTATGATGGGAAGTTCGCAATCATCCGTACCGTTTTCATCGGACTGATTTTGGTCGGTATTTTAAGAATGATGAAAATTATTGAAACGCAAGGCTTTTCTCTTTTAAAAGGAAAGTTTCCTGTGCTCTGGGTGGCACCACTTTCTGGTGTTATCGCATTGTCGTCAGTTCTCGGATATGTTGCACCAAAAGCATCCCCGATCTGGCCAGATCCTGTTCCGTTTCTTCAGAATCTGTCTGGGAAAGGCGATGAAGAAGGTTTAGGGAAAGGTCCTGGTATAGCAAAGATTGGTTATGGTGAAAACGACAGCCAACTTGGTGGGCCGTTTGAGTTCGACTATACGCCAATCTTCACCGCTTATGATAACGGAAGGCATTATTGGCGGATCGAAACCAAAGAATTCTATACCGGTAAAGGGTGGGAGAATAAGATTCCGACTCAGGCGATCGCTTTAGAAGCAGATAATCCTTCAGCCGATACGAATTATACGAGAATCTGGGAAGATGGATTAGAAATGAAAGACCATAAAGCACGCATTGAAGCGGAAAAAAGAAAAGAATACTCATTTTTAATGATTCCAGGAAAGCTGACCAACATTCAAGCGGATCCGGGTATCAACTATCAATTAGATGGTGTGAACGGAAAAATTTCTACCTTTCAAGATGGAAGAGAAGAGAAGCTTACGGAATACGAGATGGATTATCAGCTGCCTGTTATAAAAGAAGAGCAGCTAAAAGCTTCAACCGATCAATACCCCGAAGAAATAACAGAAAATTACCTGCAGCTGCCTGAAACACTGCCACAACGGGTAAAAGACCTTGCGCAAGAAGTTACAGCGGACCAACCAACGCTCTACGATAAAGTTAAAACGGTCGAAAGCTATTTTGCTAAGAACGCTTATGGCTATAACACGATTGAAGTTGCGGTTCCAAAACGCGATGAAGATTACGTCGATCAGTTTTTATTTGAAACGAAAAAAGGGTATTGCGATAACTTTTCAACATCGATGACCGTGATGCTGCGTTCTGTCGGCATACCTGCTCGTTGGGTTAAAGGCTTTACTCCTGGAACCTTTGAGGCACTAGGTAAAGACGGTCTACGTGAATATACCGTAACCAACGCAAACGCTCACTCTTGGGTAGAAGTTTATTTTTCAGGAATCGGATGGGTTCCTTTTGAGCCGACGCGCGGATTTGATAATCCATTCGAGCCAGAGAGTGAAGAGAAAGATTCCACACCAGCTGCACCTGTTCCGACTCAACCGGACAAGCCTGAAAAAGACGTAACGAAGGAAGATAGTTCTGCTTCAGGAGCAAAAACAGGTTCGGATTCAATCCTGAAATCTGTTGGAACGTTAGCGGTTATTTTGTTAATCAGTCTTGTTGTGATCGCTGGAATCGCTTATCTGTTCCGCAGAAAATGGCTTCGTCAGTACACGATTTGGCGCTATAAACACAAAAAAGGCGCTGATAGCTTTGAAGAAGCCTTCGAACGCCTGATGTGGTTATTAAAGATATACGGCTTAAAAAGAAGACCTGCTTTTACACTGAGAGAGTATGCTCTGTATGTTGACAGAGAGCTTGATACAAAGGACATGAGGATCCTCGCTAAAGCTTATGAAGGCGTGCAATTCAGTCCGAAAAAGCAGACAGATCTATGGAATGATTTCCATAAAGAATTGTGGGAAAATTTAATTAAAAGAATCCGCCCTTGA